A portion of the Streptomyces coeruleoprunus genome contains these proteins:
- a CDS encoding HAD-IA family hydrolase: protein MTGESVRPGRRPAKYVLFDVDGTLIDAVDNQRRVWRTWAERYGLDPDEVHRVALRTRPMETFAQVAPGRDPHACLAALHELEDEDVRSGVYGAFDGASELLHALPPGCWALVTSNYEHRVRGRFLRTGLPVPDVVVDAEAVEEGKPSPVPYLRAAALLGAGPEDCLVIEDAPSGVRSGLRAGMTVWGVNAADPVEGVHRHFAGLREAVPDILAFASGG, encoded by the coding sequence GTGACCGGTGAATCCGTGCGGCCGGGCCGCCGCCCCGCGAAGTACGTCCTGTTCGATGTCGACGGCACGTTGATCGACGCCGTGGACAACCAGCGCCGCGTGTGGCGGACGTGGGCCGAGCGGTACGGGCTCGATCCGGACGAGGTCCACCGGGTGGCCCTGCGGACCCGGCCGATGGAGACGTTCGCGCAGGTGGCTCCGGGGCGTGATCCGCACGCGTGCCTGGCCGCCCTGCACGAACTGGAGGACGAGGACGTCCGCTCCGGTGTGTACGGGGCCTTCGACGGCGCGTCGGAGCTGCTGCACGCGCTGCCGCCCGGTTGCTGGGCTCTGGTGACGTCCAACTACGAGCACCGGGTGCGCGGCCGTTTCCTGCGTACGGGCCTGCCCGTGCCGGACGTGGTCGTGGACGCGGAGGCCGTCGAGGAGGGCAAGCCGTCCCCCGTGCCGTATCTGCGGGCCGCCGCGCTGCTCGGCGCCGGGCCGGAGGACTGTCTGGTCATCGAGGACGCCCCGTCGGGGGTGCGGTCCGGGCTGCGCGCGGGGATGACGGTGTGGGGCGTCAACGCCGCCGATCCGGTGGAGGGTGTGCACCGTCACTTCGCCGGCCTGCGGGAAGCCGTGCCGGACATCCTGGCCTTCGCGTCCGGGGGGTGA
- a CDS encoding substrate-binding domain-containing protein: protein MEWFSAENVIAVLTAVLGVLASVGVLWYERRVPRRKRIGYRVQMDTPIGRNVRNGGRPDVPFGLFGEAPSPPDATLVLLRIENDGPQSVGDADYTGRPPHGLTVEFTGRRIRAVAVTQPGDADHLMEHFTPEAGMRHSGGTLHLPRVPLNPGEHFKLLFLLAGGPAEGLVRVTGGLRDGEVRPNTAVPADGNPPRFSRPARLITVLLTLCVVALATIIVVRDDTRPPMGCATGRLTLVGSTAFAPVAEELARKYEDDCPGSTITVDAHGTTTGIRALAEAGARHKTGSPAVIALSDGPKPDTGYDQLRENRVAVSAFAMVVNDRVPLRGLTTDDVRRIYAGEIRNWSRLGGPDLPVVLVSRNTNSGTREVFQRRVLGRYEPAPSSPDCRRKADPAARVLRCEVDSTRQVMSTVAAIPGALGYSELRSGADVPGLHRLALDGRAPSIEDIARSGYRYREIEYAYTYGRPPADSLVSSFLVYLVRGSGQDVVRTHGHLPCATPEALHICAEP, encoded by the coding sequence GTGGAGTGGTTCAGCGCAGAGAACGTCATCGCCGTCCTGACGGCCGTCCTCGGCGTCCTCGCCTCGGTCGGCGTGCTCTGGTACGAGCGCCGGGTGCCGCGGCGCAAACGCATCGGCTACCGCGTCCAGATGGACACGCCCATCGGCCGCAACGTCCGCAACGGCGGCCGCCCCGACGTCCCCTTCGGGCTCTTCGGCGAGGCTCCCAGCCCGCCCGACGCGACGCTCGTCCTCCTGCGCATCGAGAACGACGGCCCCCAGAGCGTCGGCGACGCCGACTACACCGGACGACCGCCGCACGGGCTGACCGTCGAATTCACCGGCCGCCGCATCCGGGCCGTCGCCGTCACCCAGCCCGGTGACGCCGATCACCTCATGGAGCACTTCACGCCGGAAGCCGGGATGCGGCACAGCGGCGGCACCCTCCACCTGCCGCGCGTCCCCCTCAACCCCGGCGAGCACTTCAAGCTGCTGTTCCTCCTCGCCGGCGGGCCCGCCGAAGGCCTCGTCCGTGTGACGGGCGGCCTGCGGGACGGCGAGGTGCGTCCCAACACGGCCGTCCCCGCGGACGGCAACCCGCCACGGTTCAGCCGGCCCGCCCGGCTGATCACCGTGCTGCTCACCCTCTGCGTGGTCGCCCTTGCCACGATCATCGTCGTCCGCGACGACACCCGGCCCCCGATGGGCTGCGCCACCGGCCGTCTCACGCTCGTCGGATCCACCGCCTTCGCGCCCGTCGCCGAGGAACTGGCCCGCAAGTACGAGGACGACTGCCCGGGTTCGACCATCACCGTCGACGCCCACGGCACCACGACCGGCATCCGCGCCCTGGCCGAGGCCGGCGCCCGGCACAAGACCGGATCCCCGGCGGTGATCGCCCTCTCCGACGGGCCGAAACCCGACACCGGCTACGACCAGCTGCGCGAGAACCGCGTCGCCGTGAGCGCCTTCGCCATGGTCGTCAACGACCGCGTACCGCTGCGCGGCCTGACCACCGACGACGTACGGCGCATCTACGCCGGCGAGATCCGCAACTGGTCCCGCCTCGGCGGACCCGACCTGCCTGTCGTCCTCGTCAGCCGCAACACCAACTCCGGTACGCGGGAGGTCTTCCAGCGTCGCGTCCTCGGCCGCTACGAACCCGCCCCCTCCTCCCCCGACTGCCGCCGGAAGGCAGACCCGGCCGCCCGCGTCCTGCGCTGCGAGGTCGACTCCACCCGGCAGGTCATGTCCACCGTCGCCGCGATCCCGGGCGCCCTCGGCTACAGCGAACTGCGGTCGGGCGCGGACGTACCCGGGCTCCACCGGCTCGCGCTCGACGGGCGCGCGCCCTCCATCGAGGACATCGCGCGAAGCGGCTACCGGTACCGGGAGATCGAATACGCCTACACCTACGGCCGCCCGCCCGCCGACTCCCTCGTCTCCAGTTTCCTCGTCTACCTGGTGCGGGGCAGCGGCCAGGACGTCGTCCGCACCCACGGCCACCTCCCCTGCGCCACACCGGAGGCCCTCCACATCTGCGCGGAGCCGTAA
- a CDS encoding MBL fold metallo-hydrolase, with amino-acid sequence MISENVQRFVLGDVEVIRIVEWSGAFAPALALVPESGPEVWQDNEDRLAPDHWDPDSDTAVVALQTWLLRSAGRTVLVDTGVGNGRERPDTPRFHHWQGDFLGGLARAGIRPEDVDVVVNTHLHGDHVGWNTTGTAGTWTPTFPHAQYLVPAADDAHFGPGNAYGGGLREEDRLIYEDSVAPVHRSGQAVLWHGVHRIDDHLTLESAPGHTPGSSVLRLASGGDRAVFVGDLLHSPVQILRPSCNSCFCLDPRRAAASRRRILERAADERELVVPAHFGGAGAVEVHREGTRFALGRWAAYTAT; translated from the coding sequence ATGATCAGCGAAAACGTGCAGAGGTTCGTGCTGGGGGACGTCGAGGTCATCCGGATCGTCGAGTGGAGCGGGGCCTTCGCGCCGGCCCTCGCTCTCGTCCCCGAGTCCGGGCCCGAGGTGTGGCAGGACAACGAGGACCGGCTGGCACCGGACCACTGGGACCCGGACAGCGACACGGCCGTGGTCGCGCTGCAGACCTGGCTGCTGCGCAGCGCCGGGCGGACCGTCCTGGTCGACACCGGGGTGGGCAACGGACGCGAGCGGCCCGACACGCCCCGGTTCCACCACTGGCAGGGCGATTTCCTCGGCGGTCTGGCACGGGCCGGCATCCGGCCCGAGGACGTCGACGTCGTCGTCAACACCCACCTCCACGGTGACCACGTCGGCTGGAACACCACCGGTACGGCGGGAACGTGGACCCCGACCTTCCCCCACGCCCAGTACCTCGTCCCGGCCGCCGACGACGCCCACTTCGGCCCCGGCAACGCGTACGGAGGCGGCCTGCGCGAGGAGGACCGGCTCATCTACGAGGACAGCGTCGCGCCGGTCCACCGCTCCGGGCAGGCCGTGCTGTGGCACGGCGTCCACCGCATCGACGACCACCTCACCCTGGAGTCCGCACCGGGCCACACCCCCGGATCCTCCGTCCTGAGGCTCGCGTCGGGCGGCGACCGGGCGGTGTTCGTCGGCGACCTGCTGCACAGCCCGGTGCAGATCCTGCGCCCCTCCTGCAACAGCTGCTTCTGCCTCGACCCGAGGCGGGCGGCGGCCAGCCGGCGCCGGATCCTCGAACGAGCGGCGGACGAACGCGAACTGGTCGTCCCCGCCCACTTCGGCGGAGCCGGCGCGGTGGAAGTCCACAGGGAGGGCACCCGCTTCGCTCTCGGGCGCTGGGCGGCGTACACGGCGACGTAG
- a CDS encoding AraC family transcriptional regulator, with amino-acid sequence MDVVSDAIAAVRIGRPSSDRVRVGGSWCTRLAPYDGAGFHVVLEGSCWLLPDGGAPVALGAGDAVLLPHGTGHVIADAPVDAAAVERAVLFEQWLDGPRQRPGRAAGSGGREVEMLCGKYRLDRSRAHPLMTELPTVVRLPRRGGGHPELGAAIELLGRELDAHRPGSCIALPSLLDLLLVYMIRSWMAEDTTGSWPAALGDPVTTAALRAIHSAPAAAWTNERLAAEAGVSRPTLARRFTALVGRPPMAYLTWWRLSLAAALLRDTTDPLATVARRIGYGSPYAFSHAFKREFGATPGQYRAAAAGQRPTG; translated from the coding sequence GTGGATGTGGTGAGCGACGCGATCGCGGCCGTACGCATCGGGCGGCCGTCCTCCGACCGCGTGCGGGTCGGCGGGAGCTGGTGCACACGGCTCGCCCCGTACGACGGCGCGGGCTTCCATGTCGTTCTGGAGGGCAGCTGTTGGCTGCTGCCGGACGGCGGCGCACCGGTGGCGCTCGGCGCGGGGGACGCCGTACTGCTGCCGCACGGCACCGGGCATGTGATCGCCGATGCCCCCGTGGACGCCGCGGCCGTGGAGCGCGCGGTGCTCTTCGAGCAGTGGCTCGACGGGCCGCGGCAGCGCCCCGGCCGGGCCGCCGGCAGCGGCGGCCGTGAGGTGGAGATGCTCTGCGGCAAGTACCGGCTGGACCGCAGCCGCGCCCACCCGCTCATGACGGAGTTGCCGACGGTCGTCCGCCTGCCCCGCCGCGGGGGCGGCCACCCCGAACTGGGAGCGGCGATCGAACTGCTGGGCCGCGAGCTGGACGCTCACCGGCCCGGGTCCTGCATCGCGCTGCCCAGCCTGCTCGACCTCCTCCTCGTCTACATGATCCGTTCGTGGATGGCCGAGGACACCACCGGGTCCTGGCCGGCCGCGCTGGGCGACCCGGTGACGACCGCCGCGCTGCGGGCGATCCACTCGGCGCCCGCCGCCGCGTGGACCAATGAGCGCCTGGCCGCGGAGGCGGGCGTCTCCCGGCCCACGCTGGCCCGCCGGTTCACGGCCCTGGTCGGGCGACCGCCGATGGCGTACCTCACCTGGTGGCGTCTCTCCCTCGCGGCCGCCCTGCTGCGCGACACCACGGACCCGCTGGCCACCGTCGCCCGCCGGATCGGCTACGGCAGTCCGTACGCCTTCTCCCACGCGTTCAAGAGGGAGTTCGGGGCGACGCCCGGGCAGTACCGCGCCGCGGCGGCCGGGCAGCGGCCGACGGGTTGA
- a CDS encoding RidA family protein, with the protein MTVTLINPDGLPKPEVYRQLSIATGSKLVFLAGQVARDADGRPVGEGDLAAQVEQCYLNIGTALAEIGGSFDDVAKLTIYVVDWSPEKMPLLGEGVGRAAAELGIDPVKPITLLGVAALGEPDLLVEVEATAVIE; encoded by the coding sequence GTGACCGTGACGCTGATCAATCCCGATGGGCTGCCGAAACCCGAGGTCTACCGTCAGCTGTCGATCGCCACCGGTTCGAAGCTGGTGTTCCTTGCGGGGCAGGTCGCCCGGGATGCCGACGGTCGACCGGTCGGCGAAGGAGACCTCGCCGCTCAGGTCGAGCAGTGCTACCTCAACATCGGCACGGCACTGGCCGAAATCGGCGGATCCTTCGACGACGTGGCCAAGCTGACCATCTATGTCGTCGACTGGAGCCCCGAGAAGATGCCCCTGCTCGGTGAAGGGGTGGGCCGGGCGGCGGCCGAACTGGGCATCGACCCGGTCAAACCGATCACGCTGCTGGGCGTTGCGGCGCTGGGCGAACCGGACCTCCTGGTCGAGGTCGAAGCCACCGCGGTCATCGAATAG
- a CDS encoding TetR/AcrR family transcriptional regulator produces MARTKDPAVRSQLLDRAARMLRNRQPVTLRTLVAGTGVSTMAVYTYFGGMDGLWKALRQEGFTRLAAKLAAVAMTTDPVRDLAALGAAYLSNALESPDLYRVMFDAGFELEDSHTADDTLHCLVRAVERAKAANRFRDDVDPLELATQSWTIGHGLASLVATGPLPHHALAHAVPMLTALFISAGDDPAGCRRSVERGWGETPPTSTTSHDRTDRP; encoded by the coding sequence ATGGCGAGGACGAAAGATCCGGCTGTCCGCTCCCAACTGCTGGACCGGGCCGCGCGCATGCTCCGGAACCGGCAGCCGGTCACCCTGCGAACACTGGTCGCCGGAACCGGCGTATCGACGATGGCCGTCTACACCTACTTCGGCGGCATGGACGGCCTGTGGAAGGCACTGCGGCAGGAAGGCTTCACCCGCCTGGCTGCCAAACTGGCGGCCGTCGCGATGACCACGGACCCCGTGCGAGACCTCGCCGCCCTGGGCGCCGCCTACCTGTCCAACGCCCTGGAGAGCCCCGACCTGTACCGCGTCATGTTCGACGCGGGCTTCGAACTCGAAGACTCCCACACCGCGGACGACACTCTGCACTGCCTCGTCCGTGCCGTCGAGCGGGCCAAGGCGGCCAACCGCTTCCGTGACGACGTCGACCCCCTGGAACTGGCGACACAGAGCTGGACGATCGGCCACGGACTTGCCTCACTTGTCGCCACAGGCCCCTTGCCGCACCATGCGCTCGCCCACGCCGTGCCCATGCTGACCGCACTCTTCATCAGCGCGGGCGACGATCCCGCAGGATGCCGCCGCTCCGTCGAGCGCGGTTGGGGCGAGACACCTCCGACCAGCACCACTTCTCATGACCGAACGGACAGGCCCTAG
- a CDS encoding VOC family protein codes for MSSIKQVQVTFDCAEPERLARFWCEVLGYVVPPPPAGFATWDDFHRSQAPEDQGSWFACSDPSGVGPRLYFQRVPEGKVVKNRVHLDVRVGTGLVGEERLAALEAECARLVPLGAVRVRLLYDGHDSCIVMQDIEGNEFCID; via the coding sequence ATGTCATCGATCAAGCAGGTCCAAGTCACCTTCGACTGTGCGGAACCTGAGCGTCTCGCTCGCTTCTGGTGCGAGGTGTTGGGGTACGTCGTACCGCCGCCACCGGCGGGGTTTGCCACCTGGGACGATTTCCACCGCTCCCAGGCTCCCGAGGATCAGGGCTCATGGTTCGCCTGCAGTGATCCCTCAGGCGTGGGCCCGCGCCTGTACTTTCAGCGCGTCCCCGAAGGCAAGGTCGTCAAGAACCGGGTGCATCTTGACGTGCGGGTCGGTACCGGACTCGTGGGCGAGGAGCGCCTGGCCGCGCTCGAGGCCGAATGTGCCCGCCTGGTCCCGCTCGGCGCGGTACGCGTGCGACTCCTGTACGACGGCCATGATTCGTGCATCGTGATGCAGGACATCGAGGGCAACGAGTTCTGTATCGACTGA
- a CDS encoding DUF3291 domain-containing protein: protein MPHLAMYTFGVLKTPLADPGPLTHEFYERGEAVYRQISQHPGYLARAEAPDGDRGMLFDADWGAWGEFAVPTWYGKGRTVETTALATTLSLWTDLRPAFDAVYTGLHRAALNRRYDWFERTGRPNYVMWWVSDGVIPTWQDGVSRLEHLHDHGSAPHAFTFHHSFAPDGTPTRTKGIGPKTDRVR, encoded by the coding sequence ATGCCCCATCTCGCGATGTACACCTTCGGCGTCTTGAAGACACCTCTCGCCGATCCCGGACCTCTCACGCACGAGTTCTACGAGAGGGGTGAGGCCGTCTACCGGCAGATCAGTCAGCACCCCGGGTACCTCGCTCGTGCTGAAGCGCCAGACGGTGACCGGGGCATGCTTTTCGACGCGGACTGGGGTGCGTGGGGAGAGTTCGCCGTACCGACTTGGTACGGCAAGGGCCGTACGGTGGAAACCACCGCCCTGGCCACGACCCTCTCACTCTGGACCGACCTGCGCCCCGCCTTCGACGCCGTCTACACCGGTCTGCACCGTGCGGCGCTGAACAGGCGCTACGACTGGTTCGAGAGGACAGGGCGCCCGAATTACGTGATGTGGTGGGTCTCCGACGGCGTGATACCCACCTGGCAGGACGGGGTTTCCCGGCTGGAGCACCTCCACGACCACGGCTCCGCGCCGCACGCCTTCACCTTCCACCACTCGTTCGCCCCGGACGGAACTCCGACCAGGACCAAAGGCATCGGGCCGAAGACCGACCGGGTTCGCTGA
- a CDS encoding GNAT family N-acetyltransferase has protein sequence MPELKRLHADHAPAVLAFELANRSYFAASIPDRGDDFFDRFTDRYNASLAEQEAGICAFYVLVAEDGSVLGRFNLYDLEDGTARLGYRVAEQVAGRGVATATVRELSRMATAIHGLRTLRAATSHDNAASRRVLANAGFVPVGPATPADLGGKAGTWYQRDLQP, from the coding sequence GTGCCCGAGCTGAAGCGGCTGCATGCCGACCACGCCCCGGCGGTCCTGGCCTTCGAGCTGGCGAACCGCAGCTACTTCGCCGCCTCGATCCCCGACCGCGGCGACGACTTCTTCGACCGGTTCACCGACCGGTACAACGCCTCGCTGGCCGAGCAAGAGGCCGGCATCTGTGCCTTCTACGTGCTCGTCGCCGAGGACGGCTCGGTACTCGGCAGGTTCAACCTGTACGACTTGGAGGACGGCACCGCCAGACTCGGCTACCGGGTCGCGGAGCAGGTCGCCGGCCGCGGTGTGGCGACCGCGACCGTCCGGGAGCTGTCCAGGATGGCGACCGCGATCCACGGCCTGCGCACACTGCGGGCGGCCACCTCCCACGACAACGCCGCGTCCCGGAGAGTCTTGGCCAACGCCGGGTTCGTCCCGGTTGGCCCTGCCACCCCGGCCGATCTCGGCGGCAAGGCAGGCACGTGGTACCAACGCGACCTCCAGCCATAG
- a CDS encoding DNA glycosylase AlkZ-like family protein encodes MQRVHRVEVSREQVLAYRVAAHAFERSSPAPGVLALGVQDTPAGSAPVALAARGAASEGLERVWSFRGAPHLHRRSDLAPLVAALWPVDDADATARIDTAVIKEGARLGLRAFRVTAEAFRRVVTGPMAKGEVSTAVSASVPESLTYWCERCGAQHISGLLFQQAGLFGDLRVSAEGGGTVLSPLRLGRPVPAAASGTAELVRAYLRFLGPATPAEVAAYLGTRPAVVKAVWPDGLAEVSSAGKETWLPETALDALLSAQPRDLVRLLPPGDPYLQARDRALLVPDRDRQKEIWRPIGGPGAVLVGSEIAGTWRARTAGRTLDVTVTAFAPLRTAVHRALEAEAAVVASARGSDDVRLHVA; translated from the coding sequence GTGCAGCGTGTGCACCGGGTCGAAGTGAGCCGGGAACAGGTACTGGCCTACCGGGTGGCGGCGCATGCCTTCGAACGTTCATCGCCCGCGCCCGGCGTGCTCGCCCTGGGGGTCCAGGACACGCCGGCCGGTTCCGCGCCCGTGGCGCTCGCCGCGCGGGGCGCGGCCTCGGAGGGGCTGGAGCGCGTGTGGTCGTTCCGCGGCGCGCCTCACCTCCACCGCCGTTCGGACCTCGCCCCGCTCGTGGCCGCGCTGTGGCCGGTGGACGACGCCGACGCGACCGCGCGCATCGACACCGCGGTGATCAAGGAGGGCGCCCGCCTGGGGCTGCGGGCGTTCCGAGTGACCGCCGAGGCGTTCCGCCGCGTGGTGACCGGACCGATGGCGAAGGGCGAGGTCAGTACGGCCGTCAGCGCGTCCGTACCGGAGTCGCTGACGTACTGGTGCGAGAGGTGCGGGGCACAGCACATCTCGGGGCTGCTGTTCCAGCAGGCCGGGCTCTTCGGGGACCTCCGGGTGTCGGCGGAAGGCGGCGGTACGGTGCTGTCACCACTGCGGCTGGGACGGCCCGTGCCCGCCGCTGCGTCCGGGACCGCGGAGCTGGTCCGCGCCTACCTGCGCTTCCTCGGGCCCGCCACGCCCGCCGAAGTCGCCGCCTACCTCGGCACCCGGCCTGCCGTCGTCAAGGCGGTGTGGCCGGACGGTCTGGCAGAGGTGTCGTCGGCCGGGAAGGAGACGTGGCTGCCGGAGACCGCGCTGGACGCCCTGCTGTCGGCCCAACCCCGGGACCTGGTACGGCTGCTGCCTCCGGGAGACCCGTACCTCCAGGCCCGCGACCGCGCGCTGCTCGTGCCCGACAGGGACCGGCAGAAGGAGATCTGGCGCCCCATCGGTGGGCCCGGGGCGGTCCTGGTGGGCTCCGAGATCGCGGGAACTTGGCGGGCCAGGACGGCGGGCCGCACGCTCGACGTCACCGTCACCGCGTTCGCCCCACTGCGCACGGCCGTCCACAGGGCGCTGGAGGCGGAAGCCGCCGTGGTGGCCTCCGCGCGCGGCTCGGACGACGTCCGGCTGCACGTCGCGTAG
- a CDS encoding cupin domain-containing protein, whose protein sequence is MSYPEPRYLGDKGEINAVFRSAAAEPDIVSPSGTTTHYLAGHATTGGEFGLYKVDMGPKAPGARTHFHRSISESFYVLSGEVRLFNGERWITGGPGDFLYVPVGGLHAFKNDSDEPLSMLMLFSPGAPREEYFEKVADFAQRSRAELKDFQIRHDSYFLDMMDEPREK, encoded by the coding sequence ATGTCGTACCCGGAACCCCGCTACCTCGGTGACAAGGGAGAGATCAACGCCGTGTTCAGGTCCGCAGCCGCCGAGCCCGACATCGTCTCTCCGTCCGGCACCACCACGCACTACCTCGCCGGCCATGCCACCACGGGTGGCGAATTCGGCCTGTACAAGGTGGACATGGGGCCGAAGGCACCGGGCGCCCGGACACATTTCCACCGGAGCATCTCCGAGTCCTTCTACGTCTTGTCCGGAGAGGTGCGGCTCTTCAACGGTGAGCGTTGGATCACCGGCGGGCCGGGCGACTTCCTCTACGTACCCGTCGGCGGGTTGCACGCCTTCAAGAACGACTCCGACGAACCGCTCTCCATGCTGATGCTGTTCTCGCCGGGGGCGCCGCGCGAGGAGTACTTCGAGAAGGTCGCCGACTTCGCGCAGCGAAGCCGTGCGGAGCTGAAGGACTTCCAGATCCGTCATGACAGCTACTTCCTCGACATGATGGACGAACCTCGCGAGAAGTGA
- a CDS encoding DUF2268 domain-containing protein, with the protein MKIVVHDTASAMLDLLERPREERPDALREMLSPLRGPLSVMGDVDLVGMHQQGSGFRLDREDPRYVPALRRMRDAGVWERVEDSLAAAWERIRGAAPGVEHAETVHVVLVLGDPDDEHLTVRSSGYLGSGGIPGAVHLLMWPTDTSLEKIGHAAAHELHHNVRYANVVWNPMTVTVGEHVVAEGLAEAFVRELAGEQAMGPWSKALSGAELDRAYEKIVAAIDVAGMQNLTGYVLGDATARRIGQPTFGLPDFAGYAAGLRIVDAHLAASGLTAAQSIALPAHEILVNAGVPTEA; encoded by the coding sequence ATGAAGATCGTTGTTCATGACACGGCGTCCGCCATGCTCGACCTCCTGGAGCGACCGCGGGAGGAGCGGCCCGACGCCCTGAGGGAAATGCTCAGCCCGCTGCGGGGGCCGCTGTCCGTGATGGGTGATGTGGACCTGGTAGGGATGCACCAGCAGGGCAGTGGCTTCCGGCTCGACCGTGAGGATCCGCGGTACGTGCCCGCTCTGCGCCGGATGCGGGACGCGGGGGTGTGGGAGCGGGTCGAGGACTCGCTCGCCGCCGCGTGGGAGCGGATCCGTGGTGCGGCGCCGGGCGTCGAGCACGCCGAGACCGTGCACGTGGTGCTGGTACTCGGCGACCCGGACGACGAGCACCTGACGGTCCGCAGCTCCGGCTATCTCGGTTCGGGCGGGATCCCGGGCGCCGTCCACCTGCTGATGTGGCCCACCGACACGAGTCTGGAGAAGATCGGCCACGCGGCCGCACACGAACTGCACCACAACGTGCGCTACGCGAACGTGGTGTGGAACCCGATGACCGTGACGGTCGGCGAGCACGTCGTCGCCGAGGGCCTGGCGGAGGCGTTCGTCCGGGAACTGGCCGGTGAGCAGGCCATGGGCCCGTGGTCGAAGGCGCTGTCCGGGGCCGAGCTGGACCGTGCGTACGAGAAGATCGTCGCCGCGATCGACGTGGCGGGGATGCAGAACCTGACGGGGTACGTGCTGGGCGATGCCACCGCGCGGCGCATCGGGCAGCCGACCTTCGGGCTGCCGGACTTCGCCGGGTACGCGGCGGGGCTGCGCATCGTGGACGCGCACCTCGCGGCCTCGGGCCTGACCGCAGCCCAGAGCATCGCCCTGCCGGCGCACGAAATCCTCGTCAACGCGGGGGTGCCGACGGAAGCCTGA
- a CDS encoding NAD(P)H-binding protein: MIVVTGATGNVGQTLVRLLAQEGEDVVAVSRRPQQAELPPGVRHARADVGTSRSMRPVLEGADALFLLLGGELNSHGESPDALLDVARDSGVKRVVLLSSQLNSTRPDAPSHARLRAFEAAVRTAGPDFTILRPGGFASNAFAWAESVRTRRTIHAPFGDVALPVIDPADIAEVAAAALRQDGHAGRAYELTGPEAISPRRQAAVIADALGEKVTFVELSREDAFAHMARFMPAEVVDGTLDVLGVPLPAEQEVGPDVERVLQRPARPFAEWVARNLPAFR; encoded by the coding sequence ATGATCGTGGTGACGGGTGCGACCGGAAACGTCGGTCAGACTCTGGTACGCCTGCTTGCGCAGGAAGGCGAGGACGTCGTGGCCGTATCGCGCCGCCCGCAGCAGGCCGAACTCCCTCCAGGAGTCCGCCACGCCCGGGCCGACGTCGGGACCTCCCGGAGCATGCGGCCGGTCCTCGAAGGCGCCGACGCGCTCTTCCTTCTCCTGGGCGGTGAACTCAACAGTCACGGCGAGAGCCCCGACGCCCTGCTGGACGTGGCCCGGGACAGCGGCGTCAAGAGGGTCGTCCTGCTCTCCTCCCAGCTCAACTCCACCCGCCCCGACGCACCTTCGCACGCCCGCCTGCGCGCGTTCGAGGCGGCCGTACGCACCGCCGGACCGGACTTCACGATCCTGCGCCCGGGAGGTTTCGCCTCCAACGCCTTCGCCTGGGCCGAGTCGGTCCGTACGCGGCGCACGATCCACGCCCCGTTCGGTGATGTGGCGCTTCCCGTCATCGACCCCGCGGACATCGCGGAGGTCGCCGCGGCCGCGCTGCGCCAGGACGGTCACGCGGGACGCGCGTACGAGCTGACCGGGCCCGAGGCGATCAGCCCGCGCCGGCAGGCCGCGGTGATCGCCGATGCCCTGGGCGAGAAGGTGACGTTCGTGGAACTGTCCCGCGAGGACGCGTTCGCGCACATGGCCCGGTTCATGCCGGCGGAGGTCGTCGACGGCACCCTGGACGTCCTCGGCGTTCCGCTGCCGGCCGAGCAGGAGGTCGGCCCCGACGTGGAGAGGGTCCTCCAGCGCCCGGCGAGGCCCTTCGCCGAGTGGGTCGCACGCAACCTGCCGGCCTTCCGGTAG